In the genome of Brachypodium distachyon strain Bd21 chromosome 3, Brachypodium_distachyon_v3.0, whole genome shotgun sequence, the window AAATCATCCTTGTGCCAGTGCAAGAACTAATGAACTGCTGACATATCGGGAAATGCACTTTCTAAATTTTCCATTTACAATATTTTATAAATATATCCTGTCTGCATTTATCTTATTTGTTATTTTTAAAtaacctttttctttcttctattTGATGGTGGAATATGTGCTCTAGTCGTCGTGGATTTGCTCCATTGACACTGTGCCTGCATATGCATAATTCTCTTTGGATGGCTCAATCAATTATTATGGTTGGtcaatttccttttttttctttcttttatctttTCCCTGTTTTGCCAATGTAGAAGGTGTATTTTGGTGTATGTTTCATCACTTCTGAAAAAAGCTGTATTTACTAATTACTAGATAACCAGAAGCAACACCAAAATGCATGTCCCCCTGTTTTCAGCTTCATGGTATGCATGGTTTGGTCGATTTCATCCTCATGCAACTAATGTTCTCCTTTTCCCCACATTTTCAGGCTATGGATCCAACATATATCATGGTTGTTGATGATACCAAATGCACATATTTCGACGACATTCATCAGCTTCATGATTTTGGGGCTGAAAACAAGGAGAGCATAGCGGAGTTACTCTGGGCATTCTTCCACTACTGGGCATTCCAGCATGATTACAGGAAGGATGTCATCTCCATCCGCATGGGAAAGATAATCAGGTAAATTACAGGCCGATGATCATTTATCAAACCAAAAACTCCGGCATCCATTCCATAAAATTTCAGCTAGGTTACAAGAATGTTGCATGTTCGTTTCTCACCTGTTGTGATGTCGTGACTACATGTAGCAAGAAGGAAAAGGACTGGACGACTCGCGTTGGAAATGATCGTCATCTGATGTGCATCGAGGATCCTTTCGAGATCAGCCATGACTTAGGCCGTGTAGTTGACCGGCAGACTATCAGGATCATCATAGAGGAGTTTGAGCGAGCAGCTGATGTGCTGCAGCATGATAATGACCCATGCGTGACTCTTTTCAAGCCCTACAATTACGGGACCTGATCATAAAAAATACCCAGAAAATTCAGAGTACGTTTCTGCCAGGAAGTGAAAGTTTTGAGATGCCAAACTGTTTCAGCATTTTGACAAACAAGATAAGTAAATGAACTGGGTGCATTGAGAAAAAGAAGTTCGATCAGGTGCATTTACCTGCTAGATAGCTGCTATGTTATTTCCTTCAGGGAAAACTGATTGGGTAGGACATATCCCAGCTGTAAGCTGCAATGAGTTCACTGCAACAGGTACACTATCATGTTCTATGCCCTGCTCGcctgaaaaaggaaaactcaAACCATCGACATTGATGGTGTGCAACCGCCTGCAATCACACCAGGAAGGCTGGACGATAACCTTCCAGTTCCAGGGTTTCTGCAACATCAATATTTTctcttgtaattttttttgaaaaaaatatttatacgCTTGCGTAACTGCAGTTTTACAGTATCACAAGTGTTTGACAGTGTAAATATCATAGCCTTCTCAGTAGCAATAATGCGTGAGATAGGAGCTCATAGGACAAAAGATACTAACAAGAGAATCAATCCTAACCTAGAGCCAATTGGACTTTCCTAGTTCTAACCACCTCAACCAAGTAACTTCGCTTCCAAGATCACCATGTGCAGGTCCTGCTCTAAACATAGAGCCATGGTCTACTTCTTACAAAGATGGTGGTCAGAAACAGACATTGAAGAACAATCTTTCCAGGACTAAAAATGTGTGTGTATTTGTTGCCGCCTTGCTTCAATCAATTGTACATCCTTATGTGGCCTCCACCTTGACATAATCAGGCTGGTTGAAGTTTTTGTTATATAACATCCCCGTTGGAGAAACAAGCCTCTGTACAGCACTTCCGAACCGACTCTGGAATGGGAATATTGTTCCAAGAGAGCGAATTAGGACTAACGTAAGCTGTTACATTCTAAATATAATCttgaaaaaacagaaatgacCATACCCATTGGAAGAAGACAAGTATCCACCAGCATAGTGGCAAGCTACTAAATTTGTCGCCAACAAACTTTTAAGATGaaacaggaaaagaaaaaaatgtcattATCAGAAATTCGGAACATTATTAACATAATAATGAATCTCGTAGAGtacaaaaaatagcaaaaacgAAAAAACTGTTTAAAAATTGCATCTACCAACAGCATTCACATCTGACCAGAAACAGTACAGACCAGATTGTGGTCCTGTTTGCCATGGTTCAGAACTCCAGACCTCATAATTAAATATTTGGAGTTTTGTTGTTCTGAAGTTCACATGTCATTTATCAATGCTTTCATTAATAAAATAAGAAAACTGCAAAAAAACAATGTGCTCCCTTTGAAAGCACTCGccatgagaaaagaaaagaaggaaacgTACATACCAACAATAGAAAGGTACCAATGCAAAAGCATGCACCCATTGATTGACTCAAATACCTGAGATCCCTTCCAGCCTGAGAATAGAAAGAACTGTCAGACATTTCGTGACATTTTCCAGTAAATGTTAGGTTTGCAGCTGCTGATCCTATAAACTTTGCAGAATAGGCCCTTTATCTCTTAGTTGCTATTGCAGTATCACAAAATGTTGAAGATGGTTCCCAGTCATTATTGTAGAAGCAATGACATTTATGCAAGTTTTTGATAACGTTATCCCTGTCCCCTAATGTACTTTCCAGGGAATTGGTCTAGGGTCAGCCAAATTAAGTATGATAGCTTACCAATAATGTTCCTTCAAGGCAGTGTACTGAAGGTGTCACCAACAATGCAGTGAAATATGGGATCAGCACTTTGTGCATCTGTTAAAAAGATAATGTAATCGGATTAGCTAGTCACACTGTAGCATGAAACTTTCTGTACAAAAACCAAGTTATGAAATGCTGGATTAATGAAGCATGAAACACCATAGGACATGCAGGATGACATGCAAACAAGTTCCATATTTCATacgcaaaaagaaaagttctGCAAAGAGTAAGTGAACAATTCCTAAGAAGATTGATATCATGAAGGCGGCCTTTTAAAGTCAAGATCAAGATTAGCAATAAACTAGCAAGCAGTTTAATTAATGTCATGGACTATAGTTAGATGGCCCTGGACCTGAGTGTGACCACGTCATGATGAAAGCCACACCACACTACTGCAGGGGTAGGGAGGAAGGAACAGGACTAGATTGATATATCTCTAATTGCTACCTCAATCCATAGGAGGTCCAACCCCATGATTATATAGATGAAATGACTTAACCATAAGAAACCCATCTCTAATATTCTGACGACCCAATCCAATCTTAACCATAAGAAACCATCTCTAATATTTTGACTACCCATGATTACTGGCTGCCATGTGAAACAGTAAACGAGTGGACAGTCAGGCCGACACAGCTACAGTATCACATGCAAATAATATCCACTTGGCCCCCCAATTTCATGCACATGACAGTAAACGTAAGTTTCACCATAAGCATCTTAAAATCCATATGAACAAAGCAACATTTAGAGTATGAAATTATGCCGAATGAGACAACAGATACAGGAGCAAAAGTTTCAAATAATGCATGATTAACAGATGTGGATTCTAGAGATACAATATATGATGAAGATAGCCTTTACTGACAAGTTACAGATACTTGGAAACAACACCTACCTGTTGTACAACCATTTGATCATTGGTAAAGAGACTGGGAAAGAGCCACGGAACAAGTGTTCCTACTGCCCCTACAGTCATTCCAGCTATTGCTCCAATCACGAGAAGTGACTTCAATAGCATCCTTGCCTAGATTAAAGGTACCTTCAGTATCGTTCAGAGTAATGAACGTAATATTCATACAGTCTAATGTAGATATAAACACAGTGAAACGCAGCTGCTACTTTAGTCAATCAAAGCACCACAAGTGCAGCACAGGTAATGTCAAGCATGTGTATTGCTCACTAGCTTTTGCTATATTATTACAGGGAAAAGAAAGTAGGTGTATACGAAGCCTTTTATGCAACAAGCGCGCGTCTGAATCCGCATATTGCATGCTTTTATACCAACAGTACCTGTCAACAGCAAAGACACTTCGTGTCCTTAGAAATATTAAATCTAACAAAAATGTAACAGTACCAACTATCAGGTTCTTGTTAGTTTTTATGGCTGAACTATTATTTCTAGGCTTTCCAAATGGCATATGAACATATGAACACCGTAATTTTTTGCCAGTCACATTCAGCCCTCTCTTGACTAGTTGACCCTTCACCCTAACAAAATTGATAATTACTTGTTGGTGTGTCTCAAGATGCAGACAGATTTTGGAAACCTGATGAACAAATAGGATCCTTGTGAAGAATAAATGTCCaggaagaaaaatcaaaaggGAAGCGTCTTCAACGAATTCTCTCATCTCCCGAAAAtgtaaaaacaaaaggcaagaACGAAGGAAGCGGCTTGTGAAAAATACACTGTTGAACGGTTGAAGAGAGGCTTCGCATAAAAGTTGATTCATTGGCATTTAGCCAGACCAGATTAGTGTGCAAAACATAAAGTGTAGACTGTCCAAGCATACATTTACATCAAACACAAATTTGCACATATTCTTGGATATGTACTGATAGTACTGCTAACAATACAACATGGATAATAATAACAACATATTAGTATTTATAGGAAAATGAACAATGTAGCTAGGTACCTTCATCAAATTGCGGTTGGCTCCATATATCATCTCCGGCATGAACGACTGTGCTGTTTGTGACAGGGGCTCACCCCAAACAGTGCACATGCACAAGACATTAATCATAACCTTCACGACATAAAGTAAACAATGCATGTTGTCACATTTTATAGATATATCCTTGTAGGGAAGCACTCCATAAGCTAAAAAGTATGTACCTGATGGGCTGCAAGCGTTATTGCTCCCATAGAAGTCGCGGAGTATGTAAGTAATGCATAAAATGCTACCTGGAGAAGATTGAAACAATTAGTTACAATGAAGCCAAGGAAAGGGCATAGATCATTAGTATACCCCAAAAATTCATACCTTCGATGTCATTGTCACAAAAACAGGAGCTGCAATTTCAATTATCTGCAGGAGCTCTCTTATTGATGGGATTGTGAATGAGAAAGCTCGAAAACCTCTACTGTTTAGATTTTGCATCATCATAACAGCTGCAACAACCTGTTTGTGTCAAAAAGCAGCCACTTATGAAATATGTGAGCAGAGAACTCAAACCTATAAAGAAATTGACAATGTGATCAACATCACAAAAGGCTAGACAGGGAGAGTACTGTTTAGTTTAATTAATTGGGTAATCAAATTATGAGTGAAGAATTGGATAAGGTAACATGGAATATAATTGACAACAGAAGAGCATGTGGCTCATCTGGACAGGGTGCAGTCTGCCTCGATAAGCAATGTATTTCTAAAAGTCTTGGTTAAGAAGGCAACATTACTTCAGAGAAGATACATAAACTTGCTTTTCAACAATATGTGTAAACCTTGATGACTGACTCACAGCGTCATTCTCAAGTCAAGAAGTGACAGCATGGAGACATGCTGAGGAGACTGGAAATATGTGTACCTGTGAAACCATAGTTGCCCAGGCAGCACCAGCAATTCCATAGCCACAAATAGAGCAGAGAAATATATCGCCAACTCCATTTATAACACTAGCAGCTGCCAACGCTTTCAAAGGACCCCAAGAGTCTTTCATGCCTAGACTGAGTTATGGTAAAAATGTGATGTAATAAGACAAGCATCAAATGAAGATATTTGTAATATGACATCAAATGGAAGACTTCGAAGTGTTTACTGTTGCCTGGGCTATTGTACTCGTGTATGTATGTAATCCATGTCTGCTTACAGGATATCAATATAAAGATTGTACGGCCGCATAGTCAGTAAAGGCAAACATATTCCAAAGAAATATAATTGGGTCATCTCAGCTCAAAACAATACTTCCCGTAGGTGCTCTTTAGATGCAAGAATGCATTGCTCTAACGGTTGTCTAAGGtagttcaaacaaaaacatttgAACAGCGGGTAGGGTTCTAATGTAGAGATAAAAATTTAAGAATTTTATTTCCTGTTGCCCTCATGATACATGCCTCTGCGCATAAATTTATTATTTTCATGGAAGAAAACAATAGTAGCAACAAATATATACTTCATAATCAGTAGTTTAGCAAAACGAAAGGTCAAATAAGAAGGCATAAACAACTTAGCTGGAACTAAAGAACTTGATGGAACAAAGTATATCTAatgcaacaaaagaaaaggaatgaGCAAAATCCGTACCTAGCACTTTGAGCAACTAAGCCAACAAGAACTGCAGGCCACGCGAAGCCTCTGATCTGAAAATGATTTTATGTTATTTCACATGAAAAAAACAGGGTAATTCAATTTTATATCTTATAATACAAGGTATTGGAAGAGTAATGCAAGCAtacaaaacaaacaagtaTCCCTGATAAGCCTTGCAGGTAGAACACTCATGAATTTACAAAAAATGCTGACAATGTAAGGGAAAGTAACCTATGTGCTGTCCAGTCACAAGATAATCAAGTGAGTACTACCTCCTTACAACAACAATGGACATATTAGGATTCCTTTAACAaaggctttgaccaaaaatgaCTTTGATCGAAATCATAACCACAAGAAAGTATTTTTTAATACGAATACagtgatatcaattttatgtaATTGTATATTAATGGAGTAATTCTTGATCAAAGCCTTGGTCCAAGGAAAGCTAATGTGCCCACTATTGTTGAACAGAGGTTGTATAACTAGAACAGTTAGGTAAATTCAAAAATTAGTTGTATCTACAAGATTATGATGATAAGCAATTTCAGGAGTTAATTAAGCACACCATAAAGTGTCATTTATACATAAGAGAAACATGAACTCCCTTCGACAGTCAGCTGGAACAGCAAATAGATAGCCTAAAAGGTAAAACTGTTGAGACACAGCCGACAGATACAGACCTGTGCATATGTATTGGCAGAAGAAATAATTTCATAATTTCTTGATCCAGTAAAAGCTGAAAAGAACGTATACGAGTTTGAGTAAGTACAATCAGTAGAACCAAACATATGAAACTCTAAATTGATAGAACCAAGGGCATCTTTGACAAGTACACATCCTTATCTAGTGATAAAGTTAGTATAAGAACACAATTGAGATAAAAGCATCACATAACTCTAAATCTAAGCAGCCTTGGCAAGCTTAATTGAGTCTAGGAGAAGGACAAAGTGGgttttcaactgaaaataacaTGAAAAGACAGAATCTAATGATAAAAGAAGTCCTCCAGCACTTCAGTAGAAAATATAAGATGGCCAATGCTTTCAAGAAAATGACAGTTTCAAGTCCATTTCAAAGACTTGCCACTCAACACTTTGAGTCCCAAAAATCTTAGTGAACAGAAACATTACTATAGCACTAGCTAAACGCACGTGCATTGCTACTgaattatttattattttccaTAAGTTGCTTAAATGCGCTATTGTTCTTATGTTTCTAAATTTTGTGCCGAATAACAATTATCACAAAATCTTGTTCTCGGAAAACAATTATCACAGAACATACATCAATCCATTCAATTGCAATCAAAAGATTGTGACGTGTATATCGCGTATATCTACTGTATTGAATAGGTGCAATTACATTTATTTCTTAGAATATATGAAATAGGCTTAATGGAGTGAACGGGTGACCACCAAAACTCAGATCCTTATAAAGagtaaagaaaaggaagagttACAAACAACATCATAGACACTTGATTTCAAAAACCTACCAGTCAACACTTGAGTCCCAAAAATCTTAGTGAACAGAAACATTCCTATACCAAAAGAAAGAGCTAGAAACAGCAGCATAGATACTTGATGTCGTGCAAGTTCTTCATCCTGCATATAGTAGCTGCAACCAAATTAGCTTACATATAGAGCAAGCTAAACACCAAGAAGCATAAATACGACAATATGTGCCAAGTGGCTGCGGGAGTGAAACCACCGTCTAAACAGACTTCAACTTCTGACTGACCAATAATTGCCTAGTAAAATCGAAATACCCATAatgctatttttattttgtgtcgCAAAACAAGTGTATAGTTCACGAAGAGAACATGAGCGTATTTCAACCTACAAGAAAACTCAAAACATGAGCTTTTGTGAATTTCTCTTGTGGAGTTCATACTTTGGCAAGTCTACATAACAAAGGTTTTACTACAGCTTCTATAGCTAAGTTGATATAATCCATCCCATACTATTGCCGAAGAGCACACTTCCCTTCAGGTCTGCAAGGGAATAATCTAACATGAGCTGCACGCACCTTGTTGGCCAAGGAGGTGGCCACCATGTTGGAGGTTGCGACCGACAGGAACATGAATATGTAGCACAGGTAGTCGCAGAACACGGCCCCAGGCCCTGAAACATGACTCAGGGAAATAAGCACACGTTACACCGAACCGAGGCAAAGACAATGAGCCAAACTTCATCAAATCCGCATCTCAGACCACGGCACAGTTTATCAAGTACACGCAACATTGCTTAAGATGATGACACAACTAAGCCAAACGAGAAAAAAACATCTTCGTCAATTTGGTGATTAGTTCACACCAGAAATGCTGTATTTGGTCGATCAGTTTGGTTGTTCACGTGTTTGTAATACAACTTATACAAGTGCTGGGCAGATTTGAGCATTCGTTATTCTCCCCCT includes:
- the LOC100846719 gene encoding protein DETOXIFICATION 46, chloroplastic, which gives rise to MSSSAHLRLLSAAAASLPAPAATRFSPRRRVRLLQPLPALPLLPYSARALASLPRLSLVRRRCAVAVVEGQGEEEEGQRLGLEALADGEEVVAAAEGIWAQVRDVVVFAGPALGLWICGPLMSLIDTMVIGQTSSLQLAALGPGAVFCDYLCYIFMFLSVATSNMVATSLANKDEELARHQVSMLLFLALSFGIGMFLFTKIFGTQVLTAFTGSRNYEIISSANTYAQIRGFAWPAVLVGLVAQSASLGMKDSWGPLKALAAASVINGVGDIFLCSICGYGIAGAAWATMVSQVVAAVMMMQNLNSRGFRAFSFTIPSIRELLQIIEIAAPVFVTMTSKVAFYALLTYSATSMGAITLAAHQVMINVLCMCTVWGEPLSQTAQSFMPEMIYGANRNLMKARMLLKSLLVIGAIAGMTVGAVGTLVPWLFPSLFTNDQMVVQQMHKVLIPYFTALLVTPSVHCLEGTLLAGRDLRYLSQSMGACFCIGTFLLLFVGDKFSSLPLCWWILVFFQWSRFGSAVQRLVSPTGMLYNKNFNQPDYVKVEAT